In a single window of the Agrobacterium fabrum str. C58 genome:
- a CDS encoding aldose epimerase family protein, giving the protein MSDGAAREDFGFTATGEKVERVTISKDGLTAKVITWGAVIQDLRLDGHQAPLVLGFDKFEDYKYSSYFGATPGRNANRIGNGRFAIDGHEYQLELNEKGVTHLHGGSDGMGKRNWMLMEHGESHAVLQIIDPDGRAGYPGNCTVTATYTIRDGGVLSVVYETVTDQPTIANVCQHSYFNLDGADTALGHEISIAADFYLPTNEQQIPTGEIRSVEGTVFDLRHPTPMRRKENGEQVLYDHNFCLSPERRAKRKVARAYSPASDIALEVHTTEPGVQFYSAFKLDVPVPGLDGRHYGPFAGFCLETQIWPDAVNHPDFPHAILRPGETLRQETDYIFRKG; this is encoded by the coding sequence ATGAGCGACGGTGCGGCACGAGAAGATTTTGGTTTCACGGCGACCGGCGAAAAGGTCGAACGCGTCACCATCTCGAAAGACGGTTTGACGGCGAAAGTCATCACCTGGGGCGCTGTTATCCAGGATCTGCGGCTTGACGGCCACCAGGCCCCGTTGGTGCTTGGCTTCGACAAATTCGAGGATTACAAATACTCCTCCTATTTCGGCGCCACGCCCGGCCGCAATGCCAACCGTATCGGCAACGGCAGGTTCGCGATCGACGGCCATGAATACCAGCTAGAACTGAACGAAAAGGGCGTGACCCATCTGCACGGCGGCAGCGACGGCATGGGCAAGCGCAACTGGATGCTGATGGAGCATGGCGAAAGCCACGCCGTCCTGCAGATTATCGACCCCGATGGACGCGCCGGTTATCCCGGCAATTGCACGGTCACTGCTACCTATACGATCCGCGATGGCGGCGTGCTTTCGGTTGTTTATGAAACGGTGACCGACCAGCCGACCATCGCCAATGTGTGCCAGCACTCCTATTTCAACCTCGACGGCGCGGATACCGCACTTGGCCATGAGATCAGCATCGCCGCTGACTTTTACCTGCCGACCAACGAACAGCAGATACCGACCGGCGAAATCCGCTCCGTCGAAGGCACCGTCTTCGACCTGCGCCACCCGACGCCGATGCGGCGCAAGGAGAATGGCGAACAGGTTCTCTACGACCACAATTTCTGCCTTTCGCCCGAGCGTCGCGCCAAGCGCAAGGTCGCCCGCGCCTATTCACCTGCCTCCGATATCGCCCTTGAAGTCCACACGACAGAGCCCGGTGTGCAGTTCTATTCAGCCTTCAAGCTCGACGTTCCCGTTCCGGGCCTCGATGGCCGCCATTATGGCCCCTTCGCCGGTTTCTGCCTTGAAACGCAGATTTGGCCCGATGCCGTCAATCACCCGGATTTTCCGCACGCCATCCTGCGGCCGGGCGAAACGCTGCGTCAGGAAACGGATTATATTTTCAGGAAGGGCTGA
- a CDS encoding polyprenyl synthetase family protein, producing the protein MDAQMTNFETRLRENAAKTEALLGHLLSGEARADEITRPQNLLEAMRHGVLNGGKRLRPFLVIESVALLGGDAEAGLHVGAALECLHCYSLVHDDLPAMDDDDLRRGQPTVHRKFDEATAILAGDSLLTLAFDIIASDDNPLAAERKAALVISLARAAGIGGMAGGQALDLAAEKKAPDEDGIITLQAMKTGALLRFACEAGAIIAGSNQAERQRLRLFGEKIGLSFQLADDLLDLTADAATMGKATGKDAARGKGTLVALRGEAWAREKLQEQVAEASELLAPYGEKAAILIAAARFIAERKS; encoded by the coding sequence ATGGACGCTCAGATGACGAATTTCGAAACGCGGCTGCGCGAAAACGCGGCGAAAACCGAAGCGCTGCTTGGCCACCTGCTTTCCGGCGAGGCGCGCGCGGACGAGATCACACGCCCGCAAAACCTGCTAGAGGCCATGCGCCATGGCGTGCTGAACGGCGGCAAACGCCTGCGGCCTTTTCTTGTCATCGAGAGTGTCGCCCTTCTGGGCGGAGATGCCGAAGCCGGCCTCCACGTCGGCGCAGCACTCGAATGCCTCCATTGTTATTCGCTTGTCCATGACGATCTGCCAGCCATGGACGACGACGACCTGCGCCGTGGCCAGCCGACCGTGCACCGCAAATTCGACGAGGCAACCGCCATCCTCGCCGGTGACAGCCTGCTGACGCTTGCTTTCGACATAATCGCCTCGGATGACAATCCGCTGGCGGCCGAGCGCAAGGCCGCCCTCGTTATCTCGCTCGCGCGTGCCGCCGGTATTGGTGGCATGGCTGGCGGGCAGGCCCTTGATCTCGCTGCCGAAAAGAAAGCGCCCGACGAGGATGGCATTATTACATTGCAGGCTATGAAAACCGGTGCCTTGCTGCGTTTCGCCTGTGAGGCCGGCGCGATCATTGCCGGCAGCAATCAAGCCGAAAGGCAGCGACTGCGCCTCTTCGGCGAAAAGATTGGCCTTTCCTTCCAGCTTGCCGACGATCTTCTGGATCTGACCGCCGATGCCGCCACCATGGGCAAGGCGACCGGCAAGGATGCCGCACGCGGCAAGGGCACGCTGGTGGCCTTACGCGGCGAAGCATGGGCACGCGAAAAGCTTCAGGAGCAGGTGGCGGAAGCCAGCGAACTCCTCGCCCCCTACGGCGAAAAGGCCGCGATTCTCATCGCGGCCGCAAGATTCATCGCCGAACGGAAAAGCTGA
- a CDS encoding OmpA family protein, producing the protein MIKKIAIVALCGTYLSACTTTDPYTGEQKMSNTAGGAGIGAVVGALGGLAVGGSPVGRRNAALIGAGIGALAGGAIGNYMDGQEAELRAQLQGTGVSVTRRGDSIVLNMPSNITFATDQDQVIPPFYQTLDSVAIVLNKFNRTLIDINGHTDSTGSLQHNQALSERRAASVANYLGARGVDQRRISTLGFGPSQPIASNATSDGRAQNRRVEVLISPLKG; encoded by the coding sequence ATGATCAAAAAAATCGCGATCGTCGCCCTTTGCGGCACCTATCTTTCCGCCTGCACCACCACTGATCCCTATACGGGCGAGCAGAAGATGTCGAACACGGCCGGCGGTGCCGGCATCGGCGCTGTCGTTGGTGCTCTCGGTGGTTTGGCTGTCGGCGGCTCGCCGGTTGGTCGCCGCAACGCCGCGCTGATCGGTGCGGGCATCGGTGCTCTCGCTGGCGGCGCCATCGGCAACTACATGGACGGGCAGGAAGCCGAGCTTCGCGCCCAGCTTCAGGGAACCGGCGTTTCGGTGACCCGCCGCGGTGACAGCATCGTCCTCAACATGCCATCCAACATCACCTTTGCCACGGATCAGGACCAGGTCATTCCGCCGTTCTACCAGACACTCGATTCTGTCGCCATCGTACTGAACAAGTTCAACCGTACGCTGATCGACATCAACGGCCACACCGATTCCACCGGCAGCCTGCAGCATAACCAGGCGCTCTCCGAGCGTCGTGCTGCCTCTGTCGCCAATTATCTCGGTGCACGCGGCGTCGACCAGCGCCGTATTTCGACGCTCGGCTTCGGCCCGTCTCAGCCGATTGCTTCGAATGCCACGTCGGATGGTCGTGCGCAGAACCGCCGCGTCGAAGTGCTGATTTCGCCGCTCAAGGGCTGA
- the mtgA gene encoding monofunctional biosynthetic peptidoglycan transglycosylase, which yields MTLLALLILPYLLIPVYALPFIRPVSTLMLADLVTLQGYDRRWVPLEDISPRLVQSVMMSEDGQFCFHGGVDWNQMQSVVSNALDGASTRGASTIPMQTAKNLFLWNGRSFLRKGLELPLAIAADFVWSKKRMMEIYLNVAEWGPGIYGIEAAAQHHFKIPAAKLSSRQAALLAVSLPNPIDRVASKPGRGLQRLAGLIERRARASGGYVGCVLD from the coding sequence ATGACCTTGCTGGCTTTGCTGATCCTGCCCTATTTGCTGATCCCGGTTTATGCGTTGCCGTTCATCCGACCTGTTTCAACGCTGATGCTTGCCGATCTCGTGACCCTTCAGGGTTATGACAGGCGCTGGGTGCCGCTCGAGGATATTTCGCCGCGCCTCGTGCAATCCGTGATGATGTCCGAGGATGGGCAATTCTGTTTCCACGGCGGCGTGGACTGGAACCAGATGCAGTCCGTGGTCAGCAATGCACTGGATGGGGCCTCCACCCGCGGTGCCAGCACCATTCCGATGCAGACGGCCAAGAACCTGTTTTTATGGAACGGTCGCTCATTCCTGCGGAAAGGGCTGGAACTGCCGCTGGCAATCGCGGCTGATTTCGTCTGGTCGAAAAAGCGGATGATGGAGATTTATCTCAACGTCGCCGAATGGGGCCCGGGCATTTACGGCATCGAGGCGGCCGCCCAGCATCATTTCAAGATACCGGCCGCCAAGCTTAGCTCCCGTCAGGCGGCGTTGCTGGCTGTCTCCCTGCCCAATCCGATTGATCGCGTGGCGAGCAAACCCGGGCGCGGCCTGCAGCGGCTGGCCGGCCTTATCGAGCGTCGGGCCCGCGCCTCGGGCGGCTATGTCGGCTGCGTGCTTGACTGA
- the ispG gene encoding flavodoxin-dependent (E)-4-hydroxy-3-methylbut-2-enyl-diphosphate synthase — MNSPADYDPKPRRASVAVDVGGVIVGGGAPVVVQSMTNTDTADIDATVRQVAALFQAGSEMVRITVDRDESAAAVPKIRERLLRLGMDVPLIGDFHYIGHKLLADHPACAEALAKYRINPGNVGFKDKKDKQFGEIVEMAIRYDKPVRIGVNWGSLDQELLTTLMDRNKEQGFPLSARQVTREAIVQSALISAELAEEIGLPRNRIILSAKVSQVQDLIAVYSMLSERSNHALHLGLTEAGMGSKGIVASSAAMGYVLQHGIGDTIRVSLTPEPNGDRTREVQVAQELLQVMGFRQFIPVVAACPGCGRTTSTVFQELAQNIQNDIRKNMPIWREKYPGVEALNVAVMGCIVNGPGESKHADIGISLPGTGESPAAPVFIDGEKALTLRGPNIAADFEALVIDYIEKRFGQKDAAE, encoded by the coding sequence ATGAATTCACCTGCCGATTACGACCCGAAGCCCCGCCGCGCATCCGTCGCTGTCGACGTAGGCGGCGTTATCGTGGGAGGCGGTGCACCCGTCGTGGTGCAGTCGATGACCAATACCGATACGGCTGACATCGACGCCACCGTCCGCCAAGTGGCGGCACTTTTCCAGGCCGGTTCGGAAATGGTGCGCATTACCGTCGACCGAGACGAAAGTGCTGCCGCCGTGCCGAAAATCCGCGAGCGGCTGCTACGACTTGGCATGGATGTGCCGCTGATCGGTGATTTTCACTATATCGGCCATAAGCTTCTGGCCGATCATCCGGCCTGTGCGGAAGCGCTGGCCAAATACCGCATCAATCCCGGCAATGTCGGTTTCAAGGACAAGAAGGACAAGCAGTTCGGCGAGATCGTCGAAATGGCGATCCGTTATGACAAGCCCGTCCGCATCGGCGTCAACTGGGGGTCGCTCGATCAGGAACTGCTGACGACGCTGATGGACAGAAACAAGGAGCAGGGTTTTCCGCTCTCCGCCCGTCAGGTTACGCGGGAAGCCATCGTTCAGTCGGCACTGATTTCCGCCGAGCTTGCCGAAGAGATCGGCCTGCCGCGCAACCGCATCATCCTGTCGGCCAAGGTCAGTCAGGTGCAGGACCTGATCGCCGTTTATTCGATGCTGTCGGAACGATCCAATCACGCCCTGCATTTGGGCTTGACCGAGGCGGGCATGGGTTCGAAGGGCATCGTCGCTTCGTCAGCTGCCATGGGTTACGTGCTGCAGCATGGCATTGGCGATACGATCCGCGTTTCGCTGACGCCTGAGCCGAATGGCGACCGCACCCGTGAGGTGCAGGTGGCGCAGGAACTGCTGCAGGTCATGGGCTTTCGGCAGTTCATCCCGGTCGTTGCGGCATGTCCCGGCTGCGGGCGCACCACGTCCACGGTATTTCAGGAACTGGCGCAGAACATCCAGAACGACATCCGCAAGAACATGCCGATCTGGCGTGAAAAATATCCAGGGGTCGAGGCGCTCAACGTCGCCGTCATGGGCTGCATCGTCAACGGCCCCGGTGAAAGCAAACATGCCGATATCGGCATTTCACTGCCCGGAACCGGCGAAAGCCCGGCTGCACCTGTTTTCATCGATGGCGAAAAGGCTCTCACGCTACGTGGTCCCAATATCGCCGCCGATTTTGAAGCGCTTGTGATCGATTACATCGAAAAGCGTTTTGGCCAGAAAGATGCGGCGGAGTAA
- the metA gene encoding homoserine O-acetyltransferase MetA, whose protein sequence is MPIKIPDTLPAFETLVHEGVRVMTETAAIRQDIRPLQIGLLNLMPNKIKTEIQMARLVGASPLQVELSLIRIGGHRAKNTPEEHLLSFYQTWEEVRHRKFDGFIITGAPIELLDYEDVTYWNEMQQIFEWTQTNVHSTLNVCWGAMAAIYHFHGVPKYELKEKAFGVYRHRNLSPSSIYLNGFSDDFQVPVSRWTEVRRADIEKHPELEILMESDEMGVCLAHEKAGNRLYMFNHVEYDSTSLADEYFRDVNSGVPIKLPHDYFPHNDPELAPLNRWRSHAHLFFGNWINEIYQTTPYDPQAIGKLAA, encoded by the coding sequence ATGCCGATCAAGATTCCCGATACCCTTCCCGCCTTTGAGACCCTCGTTCATGAGGGTGTGCGGGTCATGACCGAAACGGCGGCCATCCGGCAGGATATTCGCCCGCTCCAGATCGGGCTTCTGAACCTCATGCCGAACAAGATCAAGACGGAAATCCAGATGGCGCGTCTTGTTGGCGCCTCGCCGCTGCAGGTGGAATTGTCGCTCATCCGCATCGGCGGTCACCGCGCCAAGAATACGCCGGAAGAACATCTCCTCTCCTTCTACCAGACCTGGGAAGAGGTCCGTCACCGCAAGTTCGACGGCTTCATCATCACCGGCGCACCGATCGAACTGCTAGATTATGAAGATGTGACTTACTGGAACGAGATGCAGCAGATTTTCGAATGGACGCAGACCAACGTCCATTCGACTCTGAATGTCTGCTGGGGCGCAATGGCCGCCATCTACCATTTCCACGGGGTGCCGAAATACGAGTTGAAGGAAAAGGCTTTCGGGGTTTATCGCCACCGCAACCTTAGCCCCTCATCGATTTACCTTAACGGTTTTTCAGACGATTTTCAGGTTCCGGTGTCGCGTTGGACGGAAGTGCGCCGCGCCGATATCGAAAAACACCCCGAGCTGGAAATCCTGATGGAGTCCGACGAGATGGGCGTGTGCCTGGCGCATGAGAAAGCCGGAAATCGGCTCTATATGTTTAACCACGTTGAATATGATTCCACTTCGCTTGCGGATGAATATTTCCGTGATGTGAACTCCGGTGTCCCCATCAAGCTGCCGCATGATTATTTTCCCCACAATGATCCGGAGCTTGCCCCGCTGAACCGCTGGCGCAGCCACGCCCATCTGTTTTTCGGAAACTGGATCAACGAGATATACCAGACGACGCCTTATGACCCCCAAGCCATCGGGAAACTGGCGGCGTAA